The genomic interval GGAGGTTGGGGGTCGGTGCTGCGATGGGGCGGTCACATCCGCGAGATCAGCGGCGGCGAGCCGCACACGACGAACAACCGGATGGAACTCATGGCCGCCATCCGATCCTTGGAGCGGCTGACCCGCACGTCGGAAGTGCGCATTCATACCGACAGCACCTACGTGCGCGACGGCATAACCGAGTGGCTTCCTCGGTGGATCGCCAACGGCTGGCAGACACGCCGAAAGTCGCCGGTGAAGAACGAGGATCTGTGGCGGCGTCTAGCCGACGCTGCCGGTCAGCATCGGGTGACCTGGGAATGGGTGAAAGGGCACGCCGGCCATCCCGACAACGAACGCGCAGACCAGCTCGCCCGGGCGGCGGCCAGGCAGGTCCAGACCACACAGCCAACACCACCTGAAGCCGCGGCACCGGAGCCGGAATCGCTCACCGCTGAGGGCATGCTCGACTTCGACTCCACGCCAACAACTCTCGAAAGTACGGAGCCTCCACTGTGCCTCCATGAGTTGCGTGTCGGCGAATGCGACCTCTGCCGCCCCCGGCGGCCTGGGGTCCTCCCTCACGGCTGGAGGACGGAAGGAGGGACCGTCTATCACAATGACCGAACCTGCGACTGGCTGCGCAAGGGGCAACGCGATGCCGTCCGGAAGGGCAAGAATCTGCGCGAGGTCGTCGCCGTCGCGTGGGCGACCGTGAACCCTTCCGAGATCCAGCCCTGCGATTATTGCTGCACGTCGGAGTGGCTGCGCAGCCACCGAAGAGAGTAGCAGCCACGAGGGAGTGCGACTGCCTCGTTCGGACTTCGGCGTCGTGAGCACCGCGCCGGGTTGCGTCGGTCGAAGATCCTGCGATCAGTGCGTCTGGCACTCCGACGACTTCCAAGGCGGGATCCTTCTGCGGAGTGGTTCGACGGCCGTGCCTCAAACCGCACCCCCGACGAATTCGCTGCTGATCCCATGAGTCGTCTTCCAAGATCGCATCGGAGCGATCGGCATCCACAAGGTGCCGCGGGTCGAGTGGGCTTGCCCGATGGGCCAATCCTCGTTCCTCTGCGGAGCTGTAGCCAGGTCCGCAAGCTCGCCAACCTCAAATGCGTACTGTCAGTACGTACCTGATCAAGTTGCCACTCAGGGATCGGAGGCGCGGATGCCGATCAGCAGGTGTATGCAGCTAGAAGGCATCATGGTGGCCAGAAACGTCGACGACGACTATGACAGTCTCGCTGTTCAGTTGACAGACGACATCTGGCGCTATCCGTCGCGCGCTGCCAGGCTGATCTCATCAGCACGACGCCGCACCGACGCCTCGAGGGGACCATGCGTAACTCCAAGCGACCCATCCAACGCCGGCCCGAACGTCCGTCCACCGCGCTCGGGCTCGTCGGCACTGTCATCGACGCGGTCATCGATGGTCGGCTGGACTGGGTTAAGACTGCCCGTCTGCTGATCATTGTTGTCGCAGTGATCACCGTCGCCGCGGTGGCGCCAGTCGTAGTGCCGCTATGGTTGACGCGGTGAACTCTGCGGCGGCCGTACATCTCGGCAGGAGGATGACAGCGCACGAGCTAGCCGAAGCAATCGGCGTCGACACTGCGACGATCAGCAATTGGCATCGGCGAAACGTCGGATTTCCCAGCGGCCAAACCAAAGGTCGTACACGCACCTATGCGGTAGGTGAGTTGCTCCCCTGGCTCGATACGCGCAAGATTCCGAAGCGACAGTGCCAGCCTTCCGACCGACCTGGGGGAACCTACGGTGACCGACTGAGGCGCTCGTTGTCGGCCACGGCGTCCGAGGTCGTATTGCGCGCTGGTGCCGGGTTGGAACCGGGGGCGATGAGACAATTGAGCACGTTGTTTACCAGGTATTTTCCCGATGCGGAACGGTCTGATGCCCTCGACGCTGCACTTCTGCTGACCTTCACCTGGATTACCGCACCCGACGAGTGGACGGTGATCGAGTCGGCAGCTGGACGCGCCGACATAATCGCTCTCCAGATCGATCAAGTGTTCCGTCGGCTCGCGATAGATAACACAGCGTATGAGGTGATTAACCGGTTGAGTTCGGCGAACAGCGATTCGTTGATGCGGCTGGTCGGCTTCTGCGGTGGCCTCGGGGTTCAAGGATTCGAAGCGATCCTGACCTGGATCGCTCGAGACTTTGCTACAACGGCCAAGACTTATCGGACACCGCACGAGGTTTCGGAACTCATGGGGGCTTGTGCTGTGACAGCGGCGGCGCCGGTGAGGTCGGTGGCCGACCTGTACAGCAGGCATGGCGAACTCGTCCTGGCGGTGCCGACCGCGGCCGGCGCGAAGCCGCCAGTGGTGCACGCAACAACCAACGATGTCGACGCGGCGCGGCGAACCCGTATGCATATGGTCGTCCGCGGTCGGACAGGGACAGTTGAGGTGGCGCGCGGCGGCCCGCCGTGGCTCCGTCAGCGAACCGAAGTCTTCGACGCTGTGGTGATCAACCCGCCGTTCAAAGAATACTTGGGGACCGCCGCAACACGGGTCCGCTGGAAGTACGGGAGTCCGCCACCGGACAACACCAACCTGGCTTGGGTGCAGACGGCGCTGAACGCAACCTCTGCGCACGGACGGGCCGTAGTACTGATGCCCCTCTCCGAAGCCGACGGTCACATCGGGAGGAATGGCAACGACCCCCGCAAAGGACTGGTCGACAGTGGCGCACTCCGGGCTATTATTCGATTGTCGGGCGATCTATTCCCGGCTACGGCCGGCGAAACCACCGTGTGGGTACTGGAGCATCCACGTACCGATCGCACCGACCATACGATCACCTTCGTCGATGCGACTCGGCTCAAGCATAAGAAGAGCGAACGGTTTCGGCCACATCTGGTCGGGACAGCGGCGATTGCCGACATGATTCGGACGCCCGGCAGTCTCGCACCGAGCGAGACCAGAGAGTTAAGCGTCGAAGTTGGGAACAGCAGGGCCACTGGCCGGGTGGTGGCAGTGCCGGTACATGAGGTTGCGGCGCGCGGATATCTGCTCACACCGCACACTTATATCGGGCGGGTGGTCGAGAGGGGTGACGTACATCTGGAGCTGATCCAACGTGACTCCGACGCCGCAGCGAATGCTCGGAGGCGGCTGATCGAGCTACCACTTGGATCGATGACGACGGGACTTAGGGAACTCGACGTCACCGGCATGCCGCCGGGTTGGAAGACAGTGCGCCTAGGCGATGTCTGCGACATCAAAGTTGGGCCGTCCAACCTGAAGAACTCTCACATCACCGCTGGTGAGGACGCCGTGGTTCCGGTACTGCGGCCACGTAATCTCGATCCGCGTCGGATCGACATCGATAGGGTGGACCGGACCACGCACGCAGTGGCGCAACGGTTCGCCACTTCGCGGGTGCAGGTAGATGACCTTCTGCTCGTTCGAGTCGGCCAGGTGCAAACGGCAGCCATCGTCGGTCCAGAGCACAGCGGCTGTTTGATCGACTCCAATCTCACTCGGCTGCGAACGGACCCAGACACGATCGCGCCACGATTTCTGCTGGAGTTCCTGCTACGCGATACAAGTGTCGACCAGATTCGAGCTACCGCCACGGTCACAGTGGCTCCATCGATGAGCAGGGGCAAGCTCGCCGACTTCCGCATCGCGCTGCCACCCCTCGCGGAACAGGTCGCGATAGTGGACACTCTGGCGGAACATGAGCACCGGATAGCGGCACTGCGAGAAGCAACGCTGGCGGAGGAAAAGCTGCGAGGTTCACTGGCCGAGGGGCTAATGACAGGTTCGATCGGGTTGGTGGAATGAGAGCTATGCACCGATCACCGCGAGCGGCAATGACGCCACATTCGGAGCCGGAAGATCACCCAGCGAGTCTTGGATCACCCCGAAATCGCTGTACTACGACTCTCCTTGCCCAACCTATTCATTGAGAGCACCGCTGAACCCGAGACCCGACCCCCGACCATCCGCAACGAGCCAAAATCTGGCCGCCCCGCACGCGCGTTTGGTACGGGCGCTATCGATTGTTAGGTGCACGGGCGCCGTCATTACGACCGCCCTTGATGAGGGCTGCAGCCCTTAGCTTCGCGGGATTGGTTGTATCGCAAGAGATTTCAACATCCACGGATCAAGCGAAGAAGCTTGCGATGAGTTCATCCGGCACTCCGACGACCTCTAGGCGCGATTCATCTCCGGGGTGGTTGGGCTCGCGCTCCTCGAACCGCATCCCGACGAATTCTCGGCTGAATCCCACAAGCCGTCCACGGTAATAGGCGTCGAAAAGTCCGGCTTCCTCGACTTGCAGTAACGGCCGCGGATCGAGCGGTCCCCACTCACCGTCGGAGCCGACTACTCGTGCACCGATCATCGCGTGAGTGTGCCGATCCGGCCGCCCGAGTCCGTCCGCGAAGTGTTCGAACTGCGCCCAAAGCAGCCCGGTGGTATCGATCTGCCGGACGCCATTGACGCCACGTCGCGTGTATGTGTACTCGTGCTCGACATACTCCATGGTGGCTGTAACCGCTGCGGCATGAGCGCGATCGAGATTTGCGCCGTCGGTATCGCGGTCGGCCAATCCCCACACAATCGACCAGGATCGAGGAGGGGAGAAGACGAGCTCATAGGCTGCGACCGTGCCGGTAGGTGTCTGCCGAAACCCTTCCAGCGCTGCCCACGGGCTCACCTCCCGATGTGCCAATCCTCGTTCTTTCGCCAGCAAGCCGCGGAACGTGCCCTCGGCCGACGGATCCATGCAGCGCTCGAAGACGGACGTGGTTGCGGTGGAAATGGTGTTGAACATTCGGATCGATCCCCCTCGATCGCCGTCCCGGTGATCTCCCGGGATAGCCTTCTGCAACGGACGATTTCGTACAGCATCGGCAAGCATACGGCGGCCATGGTTCAAGAGCATCTGCGTTCAGGGCAGTGTCTTGAAACCCGTTCGATGCATAATCGAACTCCCGCGTCGCCGGAACTCGGATCGACCGCTCGGTGGATCCGCGATGGGATGCTCGCTGGATACTCCGAGTTCATGCGACTGAACGATATTGATCATCCGTGGAGTCGGCGGTGGGCCGTCCCCAATGAATGAGACCATTCGGTATTAGAGTCCTGTTTGGCCCGGTGAGGGCCGAGAAGGGACACTGAGAGACATGGCAGGACGCAAGCGGCATTCCGCGGAGGACATCGTGCGGAAGCTGCGCCGTGCCGACGAGCTGACCGCCGCTGGTAAGACCGGTGAAGAGGTTGCCGCCGAGATTGGGGTGTCGACGGCGACGTTGTACAACTGGCGCCGCCAGTACGGTGGCGTGGACACCGACGCCGCCAAGGAGCTCAAGGAGTTGCGGGAGCAGAATGCCCGCCTGAAGCGGTTGCTGGCGGATGCGGAGCTGGAGAAGGACGCGCTGCGGGAGATCGCCCGGGGAAAATTCTGAGCCCAGCAGCCAAGTGCCGGGCCGTGGACATGCTCCGGGAGATGAAGAGCATGTCGGAACGGTTCGCGTGCAAGGTCGTTGGGCTGAATCGGTCGACGTATCGGCGGCTGCCGATCAAGCACACCCCGATCGATCCGGACGCCGGTTTGCGGGCCTGGCTGCGCTCGTATGCAGTGAAGAATCAGGGGCACGGGTTCCGTCGTGCCTGGGCGGCGTTGCGGTTCGACGAGGGTGCAGGAGTCAACATCGAGAAGGTCCACCGTCTCTGGCGCGAGGAGGGCCTGCAGGTCCGCGAACACCATCCCCGCAAACGGGCCGGGGTTTCCTCGGTCCCGACGGTCGCCGCTGATGCACCAAAAGTGGTGTGGGCATTGGACTTCCAGTTCGACTCCACGGTCGACGGTCGGGCGGTGAAGATCGCGTCGATGATCGACGAACACACCCGCGAATCCCTGCTGCACGTGGTGGAACGGTCGATCACCGCCGACCGGCTCGTCGCGGAGCTGGACAAGGTGTTCGCTGCGGCTGGCGGTCCACCGAGGGTGCTGCGGATGGATAACGGTCCTGAGATGATTTCCCATGCCCTGCAACGGTTCTGCGCCGACCAGGTCGGGATCTCCTACATTCCACCGGGCACGCCCTGGAACAACGGCTTCGTCGAATCGTTCAACCGGCGGCTACGGACCGAGTGCCTCAACCGCAACCACTGGACCACCCTGCTCGAGGCCCGGGTGGTGATCGGCGATTTCAAGGCCGACCACAATATGCGGCACCGGCATTCGGCGCTGGGCTACCTGACGCCGGCCGAGTACGCTGCGGCCTGCACCCACACCCACCATCCAGTGGTCTGCGGGATCAACTGAACACGGAACGAAATCACCTGGCTCTATTCCCGGGTGGTCTCGTCATCGGGGACCGCTCAGCAACACCGACCTTCTTCGAACGGTTGTTGCGATGTCGCCCACCTCGACGTGACCCTACTTCTTTGCGGTGGGATTGGATTGCTTGGCGCGACTGCGACGGGATTGCGGAGTGTCAGAAGTTGAGTCGCCGACCGGCTCACTTGCGGTCAACGCGGGTGCCGCGACGGAACTATCGGAAGTTGATCGGTGACGTCTGTGCCACCCTCGTGGACGTGATTGATTCGACCGTCCACGGGCAAATAGTCCAGGGTTATCTGCAGGCGTTCGGCCACCCCGAGGTCACCCGTGAGCAGCTGCAACAGCTGTTGGACGCCGTCTCGGGATTCCTCGACACCGTCACGGCTCGCGACGGCGAATTCGCACCAAGAGGTGGCTGGGCGCCACACGCGACCGCCGACGCCCTGCAACTGGAGCGTGCGCTCGAACTGGCGCTGGCCGAACGCGACAGAGACGACCGAGCGCGAGCTCGGCACCGCGAAGCTCGCGACAGAATCGTCGCCGCTGTGCTCGCGATGCGCACCTTCGGACTGATCATGCCTCACCTCATCCAGACCGAAATATCGATCGGCACAACAGCTCTCAATGAAGGGTTCGAGGTCTACGTCGATGGCACAATCCGCCCATCAGCCGATCCGGACGCTGACATCTGCTCCGACCACCGGGAACACCGACGATCCGAACTCGAACGACAAATGACCGCCGCAGTCGCCACCCGTACAACACTGCTCGACAGCACGGCGGACGCGCTGCGCAAGCACCTCGATCTTCGACCGGAGAACACCGAAACATCCTGGGTGATAGACGAACTCACCCACCACGACCCACACACCGACTTCGTCGCGCAGTTCGCCGAGGCCGTTCCGCTACTACCCGATTGCGATCTGAAACACCTGCTCGCCAGGCTCGTCGACGGCACTCGGCAGGCTCGGGAGAGGACGAACAACCAGCAGTGAGGCGAAGCGTGATACCGACCGATCACGGCTTCGGTCCCATCACATACGGCTCGAGGGCTTGCCGAACCTGTTCCGGGGTCGGTTTGCCCCAGGCAGTGCTGCGGCGCAGCGGGTCAAGAGTCGTTCTTTCTATCGCGCAGAGCTCTTCGACGGTGCCGTTTCTTACGTCCCACGGAAACACCTCGCCATACACGTCGACTTGGGTGACCAGCCGAGCAGTCCGCGCCTCGTGGACGAAAATCCTCACCTTCCCGCTCACAAACCTCATCGTCGACGATCGTCCAGGGCAATCGAGTCTGCGAATAAGGTCACCATCCGATGGCCCAGTGGCACACGCGACCAACTGCACGGACCGGACGTCCGTCGGGTTCCACACTGCCGGATCAGCGTGATCATCGATCCTGCCTGCCAGTCCAATCGTCTCGGGATGACCGAGATCCGCGTAGAAATCGTCCTGCCAGAATCGGACTGGACGCGGACCACTGTCAGACAGGCCAGCAGTTCGCGAGTTGCCCTGGGTTGACTCACACACCGAATCGGCCTTGCTCGCACTCGGATCCAACGCATTCCTGACGCAGCTCACCAGGATCCCGCCGCCGACCAAGACCAGCATCAAGGGAAGGAAGATCAGCGGCCACATGTGCCGACGCTCTGTTTTACGAACTGGTACGGACGGCCGGCGCACCAGCCTCCGCGGAGCCTGCCGAGCCTTGGGGATGACGGTCCGCGCCGCTCCTCGCGCGGACAGTGCCTTTTCCAGCGTCGCACCGAATTCACCGCAACTCACATAGCGGTCAGCGGGATGCTTTGCCATCGCTCGCGCAACGATCGCGTCCAACCATCCGAGCTGTGGGCGGTACTCGCTGACCAGCGGTACGCGCGCGCTGAGGTGCCCCGCAATCACCGCTGATGCACTCTCCGCTTGGAATGGCGCACGCCCGGTGAGCATGTGGAACACCGTGCACGCCAGCGAGTATTGATCCGATCTCGCGCCGACCGTACGACCCTCCAACTGCTCCGGCGCCGCATAGTTGAACGTGGCCAGAACCGACCCAGGGACGGTGAGCTGAGTGGACAGGTCAGCGGCGCCAGCGATTCCGAAATCGGTGAGGTATGCGCGCCCTGACTGCGCCTGCAGCAGGATATTCGCCGGATTGACGTCCCGGTGAACTACGCCCACGTTGTGCGCATAGTCGAGAGCCCCGGCGATCTCGCTCACGATCCGAACAGCATCCCGTGTGTCCATCCCGTACCGACCGATGCAGCCTCGAACATCCGACCCGTCGATGTACTGCATTGCGATCCATAGCCGCCCGCCCAAAACCCCCGTGCCATAGACGGCCACGACATTCGGATGGTCCAGACGCGCGGCCAGCCTGGCCTCGCGCTCGAACCGGCGTCGCAGCTCGCCGTCGGCCATCAGGCGCTGATGCAGGAGTTTCAGGGAAACCTTGCGGCCCAATCGATCGTCGCGGGCCCGATAGACCGATCCCATGCCACCGCTGCCGAGGCACCGCTCGATGACGAACCCGGCGATCACGGTCCCGGATGCCAGCACCTCGGCCAATCTGCCTCCCCACCGACTCGACTGTGCAGCAAGGATAAGGCCAGCTGCGGCCATCCGGAGATCAAACACCGCCCGCCGAGTGCTTGAGCCATACCGTCCGCGCCCCTGTGCTCGCAAAGCTCATGTACGGCCAGCAACGAGGAGTCCAAGGTCGAGCTTCAACTGGTAGCCTCTTCGGGCAGGACTCTGCGGAAGGGGGAATGGTGACGAAGCCCGGTATCGACTTCGGCCAGGCCGAGATTCAAGCGTTCAATAACGCGATTGCCGCAGGCGAGGTTCATTACGACGAGTCTGCGGCCAAGCAGGCTGCTCAACTTTATCAGACGGCGATTGAACGACTGATCGAGATGCGGTCTAAACTCTATACACTGACCGACAGGACGGGTTTCGGGGGTTTTCCAACCGGCCATGAGCTGCAGCAAGGATTTTCAAATAAGGCGCGAGATGGAGTTGACGTCATTACCCAGCTTATCGATGGCGCAATGCGACTGCAGGAAAGCTACTTACGAGCTGGCGGATTGATCGAGGAAGCAGATCAAACGAATGGTGTCAGACTCAAGATGCTGACTGAACATGGAGGGACGGTGATTTCCAATAATGAGTAGGGCAACGTTTCTGACATCTTCTCTTCTCCTGACCGTGATGCTTTCCGCGGCATGCACATCCCGGGATGACAGCGACGGACCCGGAACAACCACCAGCACCGCCGCGAAACCAAGTATCTCCGTAAGCGTGAATCCTGCACCGGAACAGGATCCGGCTGGCAGCAAACCGGTTGCCTACGACCCATGTCTCGAAATTGGTGACGAGACGATCGCGAAAGCGGGGTTCGATCCCGCTACCCGAGAGCGCAGCGATCAGGTTCACACCGGCTATGCCTTCATAGGTTGCACATTCGAGCGAAAAGAACAGGTGGGAGGGGTGAGTCGCAGAGTGGGCTCTCTGACGATCTCATCGACTAATATCTCTCTTGATCAGTTTCGCAAACGCGAAGGCTCTGCGGCGCGTGAAATAAAGATAAACGGCAAAGAGGCGATCACGTACGGTATGGCCGCCGCCGAGGCGTGCAATGTCGTGACCAATGGCCCTGATGGCGCCATTGATGTTCAGGTGGATAGTGCCGCTGCTCTGTCGAATTGGCGCGGTTGCGACCATGTTCAAGAGATCGCCAGCACCATTGATGCTGTTGTTTCGGAAAAGTAGTTTCACCGGTTCTGCGTGAATCTATCAACGCGGCCAATTGCGCCACATTCGTTCAGTATCCAGAGTCGTCCTACCTATTTTGGCCAACCCGGTGAGAATGACTCGATCTTTGGGGGATCGTCGGGCGTACGTTCGGGTTTAGGTGGCTCATTTCCGCCCCAGCGAGATGTCGCCCATGGAAGGCAGAGATCTCGATAGTTATCGAGATTATACTGGTAGTTGACAAAGGGGAATCGGGTAAAGACGTCCCGACTAGGTCGAGCATCTCTTCCCGCTGGACCAGGTATCTGTGGTCCGGGCGGAACCTTGACAGGATTATCGGACTTCGGTTCGATCCGCACAGGCCCGCCTACGTCTACGGCGATTGCTTCCAGTGTTTGCTTCCTGTTGCCGGGCTCGGGAAGCGGATACTTACCGTCGATCTTCTTTGCTGTCGAGGTCATATCTTTACAGACGACAGTAGTGGCGATTCCGTTAGGGCGCACTAATGGGACGATATGAAGATAAGCAGTTCCGACACCTTCGTACATAGGATGCGGTCTATCGGCGTCATAATTGTTGTTTTCCTCACTTCTTTCACGCCACCCCGGGTACGTGTAATCGATGCTCAGAAACTCTGCGATGGTATTGCTTTCGATCGCAGCTCGTACGCTCTGAGATTCGGCGGATTCAAGATCCACGCCTTCTTCTGCCGACCATCGGAATGAAATTGCCCACGAGGGTGTTTCGTTACTTCTCTCGTGATGCTGTGCCGGTGTCTGGTCGGCACAGGAGGCTATCGCCGACAACGTACAGAGCATGAGTGCTGGTATCGTTTTCTTGCTGGCGAATGACATCAATGGCCTTTCAGTACCGTACTCTTGTACTCATCGGGCGACTTCGTATAATCACCAATGTTCACCCGATTCTCGGTAGTGGATCCCCTGAATGCGGTGACATCGATACCTGAACCCTTGAGCCAGGAATCTGAGGCCGACCTAAAAGCCAGGCTTCGTTGAAAGCTATCTTCAGTTCCCGAAGTTCCAATGATGTCCTCGTAGCGTCTCAGGCGGCCATCTTCAAGCCATTCAGACGGAAATCCCGTTGCGCCGTTCGGCGTATTTTGAAAATAGTTTGGATTTTCTGAAGAAACGGCGTTTATCATAGCATAGTAGCGTTGCGCCATGAGGTCGTCCTGTACAATCCGCTGCTGAGCCTCAGGTATGCTTTTGTATTCCGGCTTGATCTCGTCGGATATGATTTTGCCTGCCGAATCGAGGCAGATTTCGGCAAGCGGGTTGGTCTTCGCGCCAACAGCGGTAGACAGACCACCAGCAGCGACGTCAATAGCAAGCTTCTTGCGGCCTGCTGATTCCTCTGCGGCTTCTTTGTCATCCAGTCCTCGATCGAATGCCTCAGCCCGCAGGCCTTGCTCCTGATAGGCCATCAGGCGCCCTGCGGCTTCCGCGTATTGATTGCGATCGTTGGACGGCTGATCCGATAGTAATGCGTATTGCGCTGCATACTCGTTGGTCCGGGATATCATTGCGCCATTCCATGCGCCTGACGACACTTGATCGGTGTTGAACAATGTCGACAGTCGCACAGCCTGTAGATCGCGATCCTCATCCCGGCCGTCGCGGAGGTGAAAGTCGGGAGTGGGATGCCCTGGTGCACCGGCGATGTTGTCGATGTAAGGGATCATCGCCCCGGTTAGTTGCCGAGTGAGCCCGGGATTGACCTGCCCGAGAGACTCGTTGTCGTGGCCGGGGATGTTCATCAGGGTCTCGAACGGCCCCATCAGGCCATTCTTACCGTCTGCGTCCGAGGTCAGGATGTTGGCGAGCCCCGAGGCTGCACGCCCGGCGAGCTGGGATTGTTCTGGAGTGACCGCTGGTTGCCCATCGATTGCGGGGTGCGGTACTGCGTCTTCTCCGATCCAGTTGAACAGTTGAGGAGGTTGTTTGCCGTCGGAGTCTTCCCAGTCGAACTGCAGCAGCGGTGTGATGACCTTCTTCGGGTCGTAGCCCTTCTCCAGCGGAGGTGATCCGGGGTCAGTTTCGCCGGTGAGCAGTTGTGTGGTCGCTTCGTGGTTGCGGCTGGAGATCTCCAGGTAGTTGCGCATGACGCCTTCGGTGGCATCCTTGTCTGGCGCACCCGGCACACTCGGTGTGCCAAAGTCGCCGGTGCCGATTCCGAGACTGGCCGACTGTCGGGTGAGTTCGCGGGCGAACTCGGTACCAGGTTCATAACCCGGGTTGGACTGTGCGATCAGTTCCCCAAGGCGCTGGCTGTCTTGATAGAAGCGGTGTTGCACGGTCACTTCGTTCTCGGGGCCGGGGAAGCGGGTGGCGTTGGCGTCGGGACCATTGACTCGGGTGGAGACGAGTTGACGGACGTCCTCGGGGAGCTGCTGATATCCGCCGGGCGACTGGAGCGATCCGTCGGGGTTGCGGCCGGTGCCGATCTTTTCGTTGGACACGACCGTCAGGCCGTTGGCGAGGGCGTCTCGTCGACCGGCGGCGAGCGGGTTGCCTGCCTGTTCTTGGTCTTTGAGGTGGTCGCTGAGCGCCAGCAAGCCGTCCTTGCCAGCGGATTGGTAGAACTCGCGGTAGTACTGCTGGGTGGAGGCCGGGACGGTGGAGACGTCCTTGCCTTCGGCCAGGGCTTGCAGGTCTTGTTCGGTGAGCATGCCTTGTGGCAGGTGGCCGGCGATCTCGTCGAGCTTGGCCTTGTCGACACTGCCGTCCGGGTTGGTGATGGCGTCGTGAACCGCTTTGCCGTCTTCGGCGCCGAGTTTGCCGGTGTCGGCAGCGGTGACGGGGGCGTCGATGCTGTTGCCGATCAGGTCACCGCGGGTGCGGACCTGCTCGGCAGCGGTGGTGATGGCGGTGGACATCTCGCTGACGGCGCCGGACAGGCCGTAGTAGGCGGCGTTGATCATTCCCTGGTGGTGGTCGACTCGTTCCTTGACCTTCTGCAGGTCCTCACGGCTGATGTTGCCGCGGAGAACGGCCTGCTTGGTCTGGACCTCCCAGCGGTCACTGACTTGAAGCGGCAGAGGCGACCCGGCATCGTTCTCGGCGTCGGCGACCTTGCCGAGCAAGATCCGCCGCTCGTTGGCGAGACGGGACTCAGCGCTCCGCAGTGCGGC from Nocardia wallacei carries:
- a CDS encoding N-6 DNA methylase, with the protein product MSTLFTRYFPDAERSDALDAALLLTFTWITAPDEWTVIESAAGRADIIALQIDQVFRRLAIDNTAYEVINRLSSANSDSLMRLVGFCGGLGVQGFEAILTWIARDFATTAKTYRTPHEVSELMGACAVTAAAPVRSVADLYSRHGELVLAVPTAAGAKPPVVHATTNDVDAARRTRMHMVVRGRTGTVEVARGGPPWLRQRTEVFDAVVINPPFKEYLGTAATRVRWKYGSPPPDNTNLAWVQTALNATSAHGRAVVLMPLSEADGHIGRNGNDPRKGLVDSGALRAIIRLSGDLFPATAGETTVWVLEHPRTDRTDHTITFVDATRLKHKKSERFRPHLVGTAAIADMIRTPGSLAPSETRELSVEVGNSRATGRVVAVPVHEVAARGYLLTPHTYIGRVVERGDVHLELIQRDSDAAANARRRLIELPLGSMTTGLRELDVTGMPPGWKTVRLGDVCDIKVGPSNLKNSHITAGEDAVVPVLRPRNLDPRRIDIDRVDRTTHAVAQRFATSRVQVDDLLLVRVGQVQTAAIVGPEHSGCLIDSNLTRLRTDPDTIAPRFLLEFLLRDTSVDQIRATATVTVAPSMSRGKLADFRIALPPLAEQVAIVDTLAEHEHRIAALREATLAEEKLRGSLAEGLMTGSIGLVE
- the mobF gene encoding MobF family relaxase, translating into MFNTISTATTSVFERCMDPSAEGTFRGLLAKERGLAHREVSPWAALEGFRQTPTGTVAAYELVFSPPRSWSIVWGLADRDTDGANLDRAHAAAVTATMEYVEHEYTYTRRGVNGVRQIDTTGLLWAQFEHFADGLGRPDRHTHAMIGARVVGSDGEWGPLDPRPLLQVEEAGLFDAYYRGRLVGFSREFVGMRFEEREPNHPGDESRLEVVGVPDELIASFFA
- a CDS encoding IS3 family transposase (programmed frameshift); this encodes MAGRKRHSAEDIVRKLRRADELTAAGKTGEEVAAEIGVSTATLYNWRRQYGGVDTDAAKELKELREQNARLKRLLADAELEKDALREIARGKFLSPAAKCRAVDMLREMKSMSERFACKVVGLNRSTYRRLPIKHTPIDPDAGLRAWLRSYAVKNQGHGFRRAWAALRFDEGAGVNIEKVHRLWREEGLQVREHHPRKRAGVSSVPTVAADAPKVVWALDFQFDSTVDGRAVKIASMIDEHTRESLLHVVERSITADRLVAELDKVFAAAGGPPRVLRMDNGPEMISHALQRFCADQVGISYIPPGTPWNNGFVESFNRRLRTECLNRNHWTTLLEARVVIGDFKADHNMRHRHSALGYLTPAEYAAACTHTHHPVVCGIN
- a CDS encoding serine/threonine-protein kinase, which translates into the protein MLASGTVIAGFVIERCLGSGGMGSVYRARDDRLGRKVSLKLLHQRLMADGELRRRFEREARLAARLDHPNVVAVYGTGVLGGRLWIAMQYIDGSDVRGCIGRYGMDTRDAVRIVSEIAGALDYAHNVGVVHRDVNPANILLQAQSGRAYLTDFGIAGAADLSTQLTVPGSVLATFNYAAPEQLEGRTVGARSDQYSLACTVFHMLTGRAPFQAESASAVIAGHLSARVPLVSEYRPQLGWLDAIVARAMAKHPADRYVSCGEFGATLEKALSARGAARTVIPKARQAPRRLVRRPSVPVRKTERRHMWPLIFLPLMLVLVGGGILVSCVRNALDPSASKADSVCESTQGNSRTAGLSDSGPRPVRFWQDDFYADLGHPETIGLAGRIDDHADPAVWNPTDVRSVQLVACATGPSDGDLIRRLDCPGRSSTMRFVSGKVRIFVHEARTARLVTQVDVYGEVFPWDVRNGTVEELCAIERTTLDPLRRSTAWGKPTPEQVRQALEPYVMGPKP
- a CDS encoding DUF3558 family protein encodes the protein MLSAACTSRDDSDGPGTTTSTAAKPSISVSVNPAPEQDPAGSKPVAYDPCLEIGDETIAKAGFDPATRERSDQVHTGYAFIGCTFERKEQVGGVSRRVGSLTISSTNISLDQFRKREGSAAREIKINGKEAITYGMAAAEACNVVTNGPDGAIDVQVDSAAALSNWRGCDHVQEIASTIDAVVSEK